The Oncorhynchus tshawytscha isolate Ot180627B linkage group LG05, Otsh_v2.0, whole genome shotgun sequence genome includes a window with the following:
- the LOC112250680 gene encoding protein FAM163A-like, with protein MTAGTVVITGGILATVILLVIIAVLCYCRLQYYCCKKNGSEGDTGSITQPHFACNACSAPGVDGAAVTPLFPEPIAPHASGRPRNYCPTCSPYESPFYIRTTDGMRNGGERITYMPTHYENPALGFDLPSLHGSLLSTGQHRSNPAPDFYTNTRAISTEV; from the exons ATGACAGCTGGAACTGTTGTCATAACCGGAGGAATTCTCGCCACGGTGATTCTCTTGGTTATCATAGCAGTGCTCTGTTACTGTAGACTCCAG TATTACTGCTGTAAGAAGAATGGGTCAGAAGGGGACACCGGCTCCATCACGCAGCCCCATTTTGCCTGCAATGCGTGCAGTGCACCCGGGGTGGATGGGGCGGCCGTCACCCCCCTCTTCCCGGAGCCCATTGCCCCCCACGCATCAGGGCGTCCCCGCAACTACTGCCCCACCTGCTCGCCCTACGAATCACCCTTCTACATCCGCACCACCGATGGGATGCGCAACGGTGGCGAGCGCATCACCTACATGCCCACTCACTATGAGAACCCAGCGCTGGGTTTCGACCTACCCTCCCTGCACGGCTCCCTGCTGAGCACCGGCCAGCATCGCAGCAACCCAGCACCGGACTTCTATACCAACACTCGCGCTATAAGTACAGAGGTGTGA